The Primulina tabacum isolate GXHZ01 chromosome 16, ASM2559414v2, whole genome shotgun sequence genome window below encodes:
- the LOC142529373 gene encoding uncharacterized protein LOC142529373 isoform X1: MTGNSLSMILTNNQLVGENYIDWKRNLLIVLTAEKHKFVLNEPCPSVPTAESTVAQKQAYDKWISSDEMARCYILGSISNVLQQKHQNMDTATKIMESLQEMFEHQGRQARQAAIRTIMNMRMKPGTPVRDHMLALIAQFNMAEVLGAEIKSETQVDMALETLPEMFSQFKVSYNMNKLNMSLTELMKELQNAESVLKTKTGDAFVVPSVGPSYSKPKGKNGNKRKKPNKKGPQQNEKKVKVDGKPKGKCFHCGEKGHWKRNCQGYLASKKQGSGVPSNQKPQ; this comes from the exons aTGACTGGAAATTCACTGTCTATGATATTAACCAACAACCAACTAGTCGGAGAAAATTACATTGATTGGAAACGTAATTTATTGATTGTCTTAACTGCGGAGAAACACAAGTTTGTGCTCAATGAACCCTGTCCATCGGTGCCTACGGCGGAGTCCACAGTAGCTCAAAAGCAGGCTTATGATAAGTGGATCAGTTCTGATGAGATGGCCCGTTGCTACATTTTGGGATCCATCTCAAATGTGCTGCAACAGAAACATCAGAATATGGACACTGCTACAAAAATCATGGAAAGCCTCCAAGAAATGTTTGAGCATCAAGGACGCCAGGCACGACAAGCAGCCATTAGAACCATTATGAACATGCGCATGAAACCTGGGACGCCCGTGAGAGATCATATGCTTGCATTGATCGCTCAGTTTAACATGGCGGAGGTGTTAGGGGCTGAAATCAAATCAGAGACTCAGGTTGACATGGCACTTGAGACTCTCCCTGAGATGTTCTCACAGTTTAAGGTTAGCTATAACATGAATAAGCTAAACATGTCCCTGACTGAGCTGATGAAGGAACTCCAAAATGCTGAAAGTGTTCTTAAGACTAAAACTGGTGATGCATTTGTTGTTCCTTCTGTTGGGCCGTCTTATTCCAAGCCGAAAGGTAAAAATGGGAATAAAAGGAAGAAGCCCAACAAGAAGGGTCCACAACAAAATGAGAAGAAAGTCAAGGTAGATGGCAAGCCTAAGGGAAAATGTTTCCATTGTGGAGAGAAGGGTCATTGGAAGAGAAACTGCCAAGGATATCTAGCTTCCAAGAAGCAGGGTAGTG GGGTTCCAAGTAACCAGAAACCTCAATGA
- the LOC142529373 gene encoding uncharacterized protein LOC142529373 isoform X2: protein MTGNSLSMILTNNQLVGENYIDWKRNLLIVLTAEKHKFVLNEPCPSVPTAESTVAQKQAYDKWISSDEMARCYILGSISNVLQQKHQNMDTATKIMESLQEMFEHQGRQARQAAIRTIMNMRMKPGTPVRDHMLALIAQFNMAEVLGAEIKSETQVDMALETLPEMFSQFKVSYNMNKLNMSLTELMKELQNAESVLKTKTGDAFVVPSVGPSYSKPKGKNGNKRKKPNKKGPQQNEKKVKVDGKPKGKCFHCGEKGHWKRNCQGYLASKKQGVPSNQKPQ from the exons aTGACTGGAAATTCACTGTCTATGATATTAACCAACAACCAACTAGTCGGAGAAAATTACATTGATTGGAAACGTAATTTATTGATTGTCTTAACTGCGGAGAAACACAAGTTTGTGCTCAATGAACCCTGTCCATCGGTGCCTACGGCGGAGTCCACAGTAGCTCAAAAGCAGGCTTATGATAAGTGGATCAGTTCTGATGAGATGGCCCGTTGCTACATTTTGGGATCCATCTCAAATGTGCTGCAACAGAAACATCAGAATATGGACACTGCTACAAAAATCATGGAAAGCCTCCAAGAAATGTTTGAGCATCAAGGACGCCAGGCACGACAAGCAGCCATTAGAACCATTATGAACATGCGCATGAAACCTGGGACGCCCGTGAGAGATCATATGCTTGCATTGATCGCTCAGTTTAACATGGCGGAGGTGTTAGGGGCTGAAATCAAATCAGAGACTCAGGTTGACATGGCACTTGAGACTCTCCCTGAGATGTTCTCACAGTTTAAGGTTAGCTATAACATGAATAAGCTAAACATGTCCCTGACTGAGCTGATGAAGGAACTCCAAAATGCTGAAAGTGTTCTTAAGACTAAAACTGGTGATGCATTTGTTGTTCCTTCTGTTGGGCCGTCTTATTCCAAGCCGAAAGGTAAAAATGGGAATAAAAGGAAGAAGCCCAACAAGAAGGGTCCACAACAAAATGAGAAGAAAGTCAAGGTAGATGGCAAGCCTAAGGGAAAATGTTTCCATTGTGGAGAGAAGGGTCATTGGAAGAGAAACTGCCAAGGATATCTAGCTTCCAAGAAGCAGG GGGTTCCAAGTAACCAGAAACCTCAATGA